The Hypanus sabinus isolate sHypSab1 chromosome 23, sHypSab1.hap1, whole genome shotgun sequence genome includes the window tcacagtgcactgacggtcgagtgttgttgtcaggtcagtttcagtacgttctgtaggtaatagttccggtcacagtgcactgacggttcagtgttgttgtcaggtgagtttcagtacgttctgtaggtaatagttccggtcacagtgcactgacggtcgagtgttgttgtcaggtcagtttcagtacgttctgtgggtaatagttccggtcacagtgcactgacggtcgagtgttgttgtcaggtgagtttcagtacgtgctgtaggtaatagttccggtcacagtgcactgacggtcgagtgttgttgtcaggtgagtttcagtacgttctgtaggtaatagttccggtcacagtgcactgacggtcgagtgttgttgtcaggtgagtttcagtacgttctgtaggtaatagttccggtcacagtgcactgacggtcgagtgttgttgtcaggtgagtttcagtacgttctgtaggtaatagttccggtcacagtgcactgacggtcgagtgttgttgtcaggtgagtttcagtatgttctgtaggtaatagttccggtcacagtgcactgacggtcgagtgttgttgtcaggtgagtttcagtacgttctgtgggtaatagttccggtcacagtgcactgacggtcgagtgttgttgtcagttgtgtttcagtacgttctgtaggtaatagttccggtcacagtgcactgacggtcgagtgttgttgtcaggtgagtttcagtacgttctgtaggtaatagttccggtcacagtgcactgacggtcgagtgttgttgtcaggtgagtttcagtacgttccgtaggtaatagttccggtcacagtgcactgacggtcgagtgttgttgtcaggtgagtttcagtacgttctgtgggtaatagttccggtcacagtgcactgacggtcgagtgttgttgtcaggtgagtttcagtacgttctgtaggtaatagttccggtcacagtgcactgacggtcgagtgttgttgtcaggtgagtttcagtacgttctgtaggtaatagttccggtcacagtgcactgacggtcgagtgttgttgtcaggtgagtttcagtacgttctgtaggtaatagttcctgtcacagtgcactgacggtcgagtgttgttgtcaggtgagtttcagtacgtgctgtaggtaatagttccggtcacagtgcactgacggtcgagtgttgttgtcaggtgagtttcagtacgttcggtaggtaatagttccggtcacagtgcactgacggtcgagtgttgttgtcaggtgagtttcagtacgttctgtgggtaatagttccggtcacagtgcactgacggtcgagtgttgttgtcaggtgagtttcagtacgttctgtgggtaatagttccggtcacagtgcactgacggtcgagtgttgttgtcaggtgagtttcagtacgtgctgtaggtaatagttccggtcacagtgcactgacggtcgagtgttgttgtcaggtgagtttcagtacgttctgtaggtaatagttccggtcacagtgcactgacggtcgagtgttgttgtcaggtgagtttcagtacgttctgtgggtaatagttccggtcacagtgcactgacggtcgagtgttgttgtcaggtgagtttcagtacgttctgtaggtaatagttccggtcacagtgtactgacggtcgagtgttgttgtcaggtgagtttcagtacgttctgtaggtaatagttccggtcacagtgcactgacggtcgagtgttgttgtcaggtgtgtttcagtacgttctgtaggtaatagttccggtcacagtgtagtgacggtcgagtgttgttgtcaggtgagtttcagtacgttctgtaggtaatagttccggtcacagtgcactgacggtcgagtgttgttgtcaggtgagtttcagtacgttctgtaggtaatagttcctgtcacagtgcactgacggtcgagtgttgttgtcaggtgagtttcactacgttctgtaggtaatagttccggtcacagtgcactgacggtcgagtgttgttgtcaggtgagtttcagtacgttctgtaggtaatagttccggtcacagtgcactgacggtcgagtgttgttgtcaggtgagtttcagtacgttctgtaggtaatagttccggtcacagtgcactgacggtcgagtgttgttgtcaggtgagtttcactacgttctgtaggtaatagttccggtcacagtgcactgacggtcgagtgttgttgtcaggtgagtttcagtacgttgtgtaggtaatagttccggtcacagtgcactgacggtcgagtgttgttgtcaggtgagtttcagtacgttctgtaggtaatagttccggtcacagtgcactgacggtcgagtgttgttgtcaggtgagtttcagtacgttctgtaggtaatagttccggtcacagtgcactgacggtcgagtgttgttgtcaggtgagtttcagtacgttctgtaggtaatagttccggtcacagtgcactgacggtcgagtgttgttgtcaggtgagtttcagtacgttctgtaggtaatagttccggtcacagtgcactgacggtcgagtgttgttgtcaggtgagtttcagtacgttccgTAGCTGCTGCCGCTCCGCCAGGAACATGCCTGCGAAAGGACCTTTGCAATCTGTTCAGGTTTTTGGGCGAAAGAAAACAGCGACTGCTGTTGCCCATTGCAAAAGGGGAAATGGTCTCATCAAAGTGAATGGCAGGCCTCTGGAACAGATTGAGCCAAAGACTTTACAGTACAAGCTGCTGGAGCCAGTTGTGCTGTTGGGCAAAGAAAGATTTGCTGGTGTCGTCATCAGAGTTCGTGTGAAGTGTGGTGGTCACGTAGCTCAAATCTATGCTATCCGTCAATCCATTTCCAAAGCATTGGTGGCTTACTACCAGAAATATGTAGATGAAGCATCCAAGAAGGAGatcaaggacatcctcatccaGTATGACAGGACTCTGCTGGTTGCTGATCCTCGTCGTTGTGAGGCCAAGAAATTCGGTGGACCTGGTGCCCGTGCACGTTACCAGAAATCTtactgttaaaatgttttattttgaTTTGTGGCAAATAAATATCTAACTGTCAAAAAAAAAAGATTCAGTACgctctgtaggtaatagttccggtcacagtgcactgacggtcgagtgttgttgtcaggtgagtttcagtatgttctgtaggtaatagttccggtcacagtgcactgacggtcgagtgttgttgtcaggtgagtttcagtatgttctgtaggtaatagttccggtcacagtgcactgacggtcgagtgttgttgtcaggtgagtttcagtacgttctgtaggtaatagttccggtcacagtgcactgacggtcgagtgttgttgtcaggtgagtttcagtacgttctgtaggtaatagttccggtcacagtgcactgacggtcgagtgttgttgtcaggtgagtttcagtacgttctgtggGTAATAGTTcctgtcacagtgcactgacggtcgagtgttgttgtcaggtgagtttcagtacgttccgtaggtaatagttccggtcacagtgcactgacggtcgagtgttgttgtcaggtgagtttcagtacgttctgtaggtaatagttccggtcacagtgcactgacggtcgagtgttgttgtcaggtgagtttcagtacgttgtgtaggtaatagttccggtcacagtgcactgacggtcgagtgttgttgtcaggtgagtttcagtacgttctgtaggtaatagttccggacatagtgcactgacggtcgagtgttgttgtcaggtgagtttcagtacgttctgtaggtattagttccggtcacagtgcactgacggtcgagtgttgttgtcaggtgagtttcagtatgttctgtaggtaatagttccggtcacagtgcactgacggtcgagtgttgttgtcaggtgagtttcagtatgttctgtaggtaatagttccggtcacagtgcactgacggtcgagtgttgttgtcaggtgagtttcagtacgttctgtaggtaatagttccggtcacagtgcactgacggtcgagtgttgttgtcaggtgagtttcagtacgttctgtgggtaatagttccggtcacagtgcactgacggtcgagtgttgttgtcaggtgagtttcagtacgttctgtaggtaatagttccggacacagtgcactgacggtcgagtgttgttgtcaggtgtgtttcagtacgttctgtaggtaatagttccggtcacagtgcactgacggtcgagtgttgttgtcaggtgagtttcagtacgttctgtaggtaatagttccggtcacagtgcactgacggtcgagtgttgttgtcaggtgagtttcagtacgttctgtaggtaatagttccggtcacagtgcactgacggtcgagtgttgttgtcaggtgagtttcagtacgtgctgtaggtaatagttccggtcacagtgcactgacggtcgagtgttgttgtcaggtgagtttcagtatgttctgtaggtaatagttccggtcacagtgcactgacggtcgagtgttgttgtcaggtgagtttcagtacgttctgtgggtaatagttccggtcacagtgcactgacggtcgagtgttgttgtcaggtgagtttcagtacgttctgtaggtaatagttccggtcacagtgcactgacggtcgagtgttgtagtcaggtgagtttcagtacgttccgtaggtaatagttccggtcacagtgcactgacggtcgagtgttgttgtcaggtgagtttcagtacgtgcTGTAGGTAATAATTCCgttcacagtgcactgacggtcgagtgttgttgtcaggtgagtttcagtacgtgctgtaggtaatagttccggtcacagtgcactgacggtcgagtgttgtagtcaggtgagtttcagtacgttctgtaggtaatagttccggtcacagtgcactgacggtcgagtgttgttgtcaggtcagtttcagtacgttctgtgggtaatagttccggtcacagtgcactgacggtcgagtgttgtagtcaggtgagtttcagtacgttctgtaggtaatagttccggtcacagtgcactgacggtcgagtgttgttgtcaggtgtgtttcagtacgttctgtaggtaatagttccagtcacagtgcactgacggtcgagtgttgttgtcaggtgagtttcagtacgttctgtgggtaatagttccggtcacagtgcactgacggtcgagtgttgttgtcaggtcaGTTTCAGTACGTGCTgtgggtaatagttccggtcacagtgcactgacggtcgagtgttgttgtcaggtgagtttcagtatgttctgtaggtaatagttccggtcacagtgcactgacggtcgagtgttgttgtcatgtgagtttcagtacgttctgtaggtaatagttccggtcacagtgcactgacggtcgagtgttgttgtcaggtgagtttcagtatgttctgtaggtaatagttccggtcacagtgcactgacggtcgagtgttgttgtcaggtgagtttcagtacgttctgtaggtaatagttccggtcacagtgcactgacggtcgagtgttgttgtcaggtgagtttcagtacggtctgtaggtaatagttccggtcacagtgcactgacggtcgagtgttgttgtcaggtgagtttcagtacgttctgtaggtaatagttcctgtcacagtgcactgacggtcgagtgttgttgtcaggtgagtttcagtacgttctgtaggtaatagttccggtcacagtgcactgacggtcgagtgttgttgtcaggtgagtttcagtacgtgctgtaggtaatagttccggtcacagtgcactgacggtcgagtgatAAAGGTGTGCAGGTCATGATAAAGGTGTGCAGGTGGTGATAAATGTGTACAGGTAGTGATAAAGgtacaggtggtgataaaggtacaggtggtgataaaggtTTCCAGTTGGTGATAAAAGTACAGGTTGTGATAAAGGTATACAGGTGGTTATAAAGGTACAAGTGATAATAAAGGTACAGGTAGTGATAAAGGTGTATAGGTGGAAATAAAGGTACAGGTGGTGATACAGGTGTACAGTTGGTAATAAAGgtacaggtggtgataaaggtgtacaggtggtgataaaggtgtacatgtTGTGATAAGGGTGTGCTGGTGGTGATAAAGGTACgggtggtgataaaggtgtactGTTAGCGATAAAtgtacaggtggtgataaaggtACAGGTGGTGATAAATATACAGGAGGTGATAAAGGTACgggtggtgataaaggtgtacagatATTGATAAATGTACAGGTTGTGATGAAGATGTACAGGTAGTAATAAAGGTACAGGTGGCGATCAAAGTGCAGTTTGTGATAAAGGTTaaggtggtgataaaggtgtacaggtggtgataaaggtACAGGTGGTGATACAGGTGTAAAGGTGGAGATAAAGGTAACGGTGGTGATACAGGTGTACAGATGGTGATTAAAGGTACAGGTGGTAATAAAGATGTACAGGTGGTAATAAAGGTACAGGTGGCGATAAAAGTACAGTTAGTGATAAAGGTACAGGTGGTAataaaggtgtacaggtggtgATTAAGGTACAGGTGGCGATAATGGTGTACAGGTGTTGATGAAGGTACTGGTGGTGATAAGGTGTACAGGTGGTGATAATGGTACTGTTGGTGATAAATTTGTGCAGGTGGAGATAAAGGTACAGGTGGTGATACAGGTGTACTGATGGTGATGGTACAGGTGGTGATAAAGATGTACAGGTGGTAATAAAGGTACAGGTGGCGATAAACGTACAGGTGATGATAAATGTGTACAGGTGGTAATAACGGTGTACAGGtgttgataaaggtgtacaggtggtgATAGAGGAACAGGTGGTAATAATGGTGTACAGGTGTTGATAAAGGTACtggtggtgataaaggtgtacaggtggtgATAGAGGAACAGGTGGTCGtaaaggtgtacaggtggtgataaaggtgtacaggtgtcGTAAAGGTGTACAGGTGGTAATAACGGTACTGGTGCTGATAAAAGTATACcggtggtgataaaggtgtacatgtggtgataaaggtgtacatgtggtgataaaggtgtacaggtggtgataaaggtgtacatgtGGTGATAACGGtgtacaggtggtgataaaggtacaggtggtgataaaggtgtacaggtggtgataaaggtacaggtggtgataaaggtgtacaggtggtgataaaggtacaggtggtgataaaggtgtacaggtggtgataaaggtgtacaggtgttgataaaggtgtacaggtggtgataaaggtgtacaggtggtgataaaggtgtacatgtggtgataaaggtgtacaggtggtgataaaggtgtacatgtggtgataaaggtgtacaggtggtgataaaggtgtacaggtcgtgataaaggtgtacaagtggagataaaggtgtacaggtggtgataaaggtgtacaggtggtgataaaggtacaagtggtgataaaggtgtacatgtggtgataaaggtgtacaggtggtgataaaggtacaggtggtgataaaggtacaggtggtgataaaggtgtacatgtggtgataaaggtgtacaggtggtgataaaggtgtacatgtGGTGATAAAGgtacaggtggtgataaaggtacaagtggtgataaaggtgtacaggtggtgataaaggtgtacaggtggaGATAAAGGTACAGGTtgtgataaaggtgtacaggtggaGATAAAGGTACAagtggtgataaaggtgtacaggtggtgataaaggtgtacatgtGGTGATAAAGgtacaggtggtgataaaggtgtacaggtggtgataaaggtacaggtggtgataaaggtgtacaggtggtgataaaggtgtacaggtgttgataaaggtgtacaggtggtaataaaggtgtacaggtggtgataaaggtgtacatgtggtgataaaggtgtacaggtggtgataaaggtgtacaagtggagataaaggtgtacaggtggtgataaaggtgtacatgtggtgataaaggtgtacatgtggtgataaaggtgtacaggtggtgataaaggtgtacaggtggtgataaaggtgtacaggtggtagtaaaggtgtacaggtggtgataaaggtgtacaggtggtgataaaggtACAAGTGGTGATAAAGgtacaggtggtgataaaggtCTACAGGTGGAGATAAAGGTGTACatgtggtgataaaggtgtacaggtggtgataaaggtgtacatgtggtgataaaggtgtacatgtggtgataaaggtgtacaggtagtgataaaggtgtacaggtggaGATAAAGGTGTACatgtggtgataaaggtgtacatgtggtgataaaggtgtacaggtggtgataaaggtgtacatgtggtgataaaggtgtacaggtggtgataaagTTGTACatgtggtgataaaggtgtacatgtGGTGATAAAGCTGTACAGTTGGAgataaaggtgtacaggtggtgataaaggtgtacaggtggtgGTAAAGgtacaggtggtgataaaggtgtacaggtggtgataaaggtacaggtggtgataaaggtgtacaggtggtgataaaggtacaggtggtgataaaggtgtacaggtgttgataaaggtgtacaggtggtgataaaggtgtacaggtggtgCTAAAGGTGTACatgtggtgataaaggtgtacaggtggtgataaaggtgtacaggtggtgataaaggtgtacaagtgcagataaaggtgtacaggtggtgataaaggtgtacatgtggtgataaaggtgtacatgtggtgataaaggtgtacatgtggtgataaaggtgtacaggtggtgataaaggtgtacaggtggtgataaaggtgtacaggtggtagtaaaggtgtacaggtggtgataaaggtgtacaggtggtgataaaggtACAAGTGGTGATAAAGgtacaggtggtgataaaggtCTACAGGTGGAGATAAAGGTGTACatgtggtgataaaggtgtacaggtggtgataaaggtgtacaggtggtagtaaaggtgtacaggtggtgataaaggtgtacaggtggtgataaaggtACAAGTGGTGATAAAGgtacaggtggtgataaaggtacaagtggtgataaaggtgtacaggtggtgataaaggtgtacatgtGGTAATAACGGTGTACAGGtgttgataaaggtgtacaggtggtgATAGAGGAACAGGTGGTAATAATGGTGTACAGGTGTTGATAAAGGTACtggtggtgataaaggtgtacaggtggtgATAGAGGAACAGGTGGTCGtaaaggtgtacaggtggtgataaaggtgtacaggtgtcgtaaaggtgtacaggtggtgataaaggtgtacatgtggtgataaaggtgtacatgtggtgataaaggtgtacagttggagataaaggtgtacaggtggtgataaaggtgtacaggtggtgataaaggtgtacaggtggtgataaaggtCTACAGGTGGAGATAAAGGTGTACatgtggtgataaaggtgtacaggtggtgataaaggtgtacatgtggtgataaaggtgtacaggtggtgataaaggtgtacaggtggtagtaaaggtgtacaggtggtgataaaggtgtacaggtggtgataaaggtACAAGTGGTGATAAAGGTACatgtggtgataaaggtgtacaggtggtgataaaggtgtacaggtggtgataaaggtgtacaggtggtgataaagTTGTACAGGTGGTAGtaaaggtgtacaggtggtgataaaggtgtacaggtggtgataaaggtACAAGTGGTGATAAAGgtacaggtggtgataaaggtCTACAGGTGGAGATAAAGGTGTACATGTGGTGATGAAGGtgtacaggtggtgataaaggtgttCAGGTGGTAGtaaaggtgtacaggtggtgataaaggtgtacaggtggtgataaaggtACAAGTGGTGATAAAGgtacaggtggtgataaaggtacaagtggtgataaaggtgtacaggtggtgataaaggtgtacatgtGGTAATAACGGTGTACAGGtgttgataaaggtgtacaggtggtgATAGAGGAACAGGTGGTAATAATGGTGTACAGGTGTTGATAAAGGTACtggtggtgataaaggtgtacaggtggtgATAGAGGAACAGGTGGTCGtaaaggtgtacaggtggtgataaaggtgtacatgtggtgataaaggtgtacaggtggtgataaaggtgtacatgtGGTGATAACGGtgtacaggtggtgataaaggtacaggtggtgataaaggtgtacaggtggtgataaaggtacaggtggtgataaaggtgtacaggtggtgataaaggtACAGGTGGTGATAAGGGTGTACAGGtgttgataaaggtgtacaggtggtgataaaggtgtacaggtggtgataaaggtgtacaggtggaGATAAAGGTACatgtggtgataaaggtgtacaggtggtgataaaggtgtacaagtgGAGATAAAGGTGTACatgtggtgataaaggtgtacatgtggtgataaaggtgtacaggtggtgataaaggtgtacaggtggaGATAAAGGTGTACATGTGGAGATAaaggtgtacatgtgataaaggtgtacaggtggtgataaaggtgtacaggtggtgataaaggtgtacatgtggtgataaaggtgtacatgtggtgataaaggtgtacaggtggtgataaaggtgtacatgtggtgataaaggtgtacatgtggtgataaaggtgtacagttggagataaaggtgtacaggtggtgataaaggtgtacaggtggtgataaaggtgtacaggtggtgataaaggtACAAGTGGTGATACAGgtacaggtggtgataaaggtacaggtggtgataaaggtgtacaggtggtgataaaggtgtacatgtGGTAATAACGGTGTACAGGtgttgataaaggtgtacaggtggtgATAGAGGAACAGGTGGTAATAATGGTGTACAGGtgttgataaaggtgtacaggtggtgATAGAGGAACAGGTGGTCGtaaaggtgtacaggtggtgataaaggtgtacaggtgtcGTAAAGGTGTACAGGTGGTAATAACGGTACTGGTGCTGATAAAAGTATACCGGTGGTGATAAAGGTACAagtggtgataaaggtgtacaggtggtgataaaggtgtacatgtGGTAATAACGGTGTACAGGtgttgataaaggtgtacaggtggtgATAGAGGAACAGGTGGTAATAATGGTGTACAGGTGTTGATAAAGGTACtggtggtgataaaggtgtacaggtggtgATAGAGGAACAGGTGGTCGtaaaggtgtacaggtggtgataaaggtgtacaggtgtcGTAAAGGTGTACAGGTGGTAATAACGGTACTGGTGCTGATAAAAGTATACcggtggtgataaaggtgtacatgtggtgataaaggtgtacatgtggtgataaaggtgtacaggtggtgataaaggtgtacatgtGGTGATAACGGtgtacaggtggtgataaaggtacaggtggtgataaaggtgtacaggtggtgataaaggta containing:
- the LOC132380254 gene encoding small ribosomal subunit protein uS9-like, yielding MPAKGPLQSVQVFGRKKTATAVAHCKRGNGLIKVNGRPLEQIEPKTLQYKLLEPVVLLGKERFAGVVIRVRVKCGGHVAQIYAIRQSISKALVAYYQKYVDEASKKEIKDILIQYDRTLLVADPRRCEAKKFGGPGARARYQKSYC